The stretch of DNA AACCAGTCAATGTACGTTTCCATTCAGAATGTATTACCGGAGAAGTTTTCCATTCAAAAAAGTGTGAGTGTGGGCAGCAGTTGGATGCTGCTATGAAATATATCCATGAAAATGGAGGGATTATTATCTACCTTCGTCAGGAAGGAAGAAATATTGGAATTATCAACAAATTAAAAGCATATTCCCTACAGGAAAAAGGCTTTGATACTGTGGAGGCCAATTTAAAATTGGGACTTCCTGCAGATGATAGAAACTTTAATGTAGCTATCGAAATTTTAAATCTTCTGGAAGTAAAGGATATCAATCTTTTAACTAACAACCCTGAAAAGGTAAAGTATGTAACTGAAAGTAATATTCACCTTAACTCCAGAGTTCCCCTACAAATACCTGCTAACGATGCCAGCAGAGGTTATTTAAAGACAAAGAAAGATTATTTTGGACATCTTCTGGATGACAATGATAATTAACTAAAATAAAGATAAAACAAATGGCTCCGGAATAATTCCGGAGCCATTTTTAATTATAAAAAACTGAAAAGATAATTTCTTAATTTTTAGTCTTTATTTTAGACTCGTCAATATTGTAATATTTAATTACGCTATTGTAATCGTTGTAATCTACCGGAGGAGTTGCTGCTTTAGCCCCTTTACCAGCAGCATTGCCTAAATTCGCAGGTAATATAACTACTCTAAATCTTTTATTTGTATAAAAATTTGTATTTGGAGTTAAGTTTAATGTAGAATCTAAACTAATACGTATATCAAATCGGCTAAAATTGAATGAATAGCCAACAGCAACATTATTATCAGTATAGAAGGTATAAGGCAATAAGTTCCAAACTGGGGAGCCATTATTAGTAACATCTGTTTGTAAATAGATAAGTACTACATCAGCCCGTACTAAAGGGGTAGTAAATGTATCAGTATACTGATATAAATTATCATCTACTCTACCGAGTGTTGCTGTAATATCAAAAGCAGTACCCACCGTATCATTATCTACAAAGTTATTATTATTATCACGATTGTCACAGCTATAAATAAATAAGCTGGCAAAAGCTAGAAGTAAGATTGGAAGAAATTTTTTCATTTTTATAAAAGTTTAGTTATTATAGTAAGCACCTTCAAAACATATACCAAAAAACATAAAAACATATATTCTGATGATTTTTTTAATCGTATTTTTGTTCTTATTCAAAAGTTATGAACAAAATCGTTTACACTTCACTTATAATAGGTCTATTGATCAGCACTAAAGTTACAGCACAATACCTTCCTAAGAACATTTCTGAAGTAGATATTGCAAAAGCTCACCAATGGGTTGACAAAACATACCAATCTCTCTCACAGGATGAAAAACTAGGACAACTTTTTATTGTTGCACTTTATACCAATAAGGACGAAAACCATATCAATCAGGTAAGAAACATTGTTACTAATGATAAAATAGGGGGACTCATCTTAATGCAGGATGATGCAGCCAGAGAAATCAATCTGGTGAATGAGTTTCAGCAAAAATCCAAAGTTCCTTTAATGATCGGTATGGATGCAGAATGGGGACTTTTTCAAAGAATTGCAGCAGCCCATAAGTTTCCATGGGCCATGACACTGGGAGCCATCCAGGATAAAGCATTAATCCATCAAATGGCAGCCAAAATAGCTGAAGATTGCAAACGAATGGGAATTAATTGGGATTTTGCACCTGTAGTAGATGTGAACACCAACCCCAACAATCCTATTATAGGCAACAGAAGTTTCGGGTCTGAAGTCAATAATGTGATTAGCTCAGCTCTTGCTTATACTAATGGACTTCAAGACAATAATATCCTCGCAGCCATTAAGCATTTTCCTGGTCACGGAGATACCAGTACAGATTCTCATTTGGATTTACCTGTTGTTTCCCATCAGTTGGATCGTCTTAATAATATAGAGCTTGCACCTTTCAAAGCTCTAATGGATAAAGGAGTTGGAGGAGTAATGGTTGCCCATTTATATGTTCCTAGCCTGGAATCAGGAAAAGGAATTCCGGCTTCAGTTTCCAAGAATATCATCACAGGACTGTTAAAAGAAAAATTAGGATATAAAGGTCTTATTATAACAGATGCATTAAATATGGGTGCTGTTGCCAATAAATATAAGCCAGGTGAACTGGATGCTATGGCCTTCAAAGCCGGAAATGATATTATGCTCTTCTCTCAGGGAGTTTCTGAAGGAAAAAAATTGATTCAGAAAGCTATTGACAATGGCGAAATAGTACAATCAAGAGTGGAAGAAAGTGTAAAGAAGATTTTACTGACAAAGTATTTCTTAGGACTAAGCCAATACACTCCTAAAAGTCCTGAAAATATTAATTACGACCTGAATAATGACTCTCATAAAAACTTGGTGCAAAATCTTTATTCAAACGCCCTTACTTTATTAAAGGATGATCAGAAGCTCCTTCCGCTGGGTAAAAAGCAAGTCTACTACGTTCCGTTAGAAGAAGCTCCCTATCAGACCTTTGCCTCTCAACTAGGTTTAGAAACACAGGTCATCATTAAAAAAGCAAATGAAATTAATACAATCCCTGCTAATTCTACAGTAGTGGTAGGGTTTCACAAAGATAACTCCACGGCTTACAAGCCTTATAAAATTTCTGCTGAATCAAAGAAAGTATTGGCTGATCTGGTTAAAAATCAAAAAGTAATACTGGATGTTTTCGGAAGCGCCTACGCTTTGAAAGATATTGATATTTCAAAAGTTTCAACAGTACTTGTTTCTTATGAAAACAATAATGACTCAATGACTGCAGCAGCCAATGCACTCAATGGGAAAACAAAAATATGGGGCAGGCTTCCAGTGTTAATCAATGATCAGCTAAGAGCCGGAATGGGTATTGATTTCAATTCCATTTCCAATACAAATACAAACGTGAGTTCAACAACATTTACAACATCAAAACAACAATAAACTAATGAAAATAGGCATACTTTGCTATCCAACATATGGTGGAAGCGGGATTGTAGCTACAGAATTGGGAATGTCTCTTGCCAACAAAGGCTATGAGGTTCATTTCATCAGTTCTGCACTTCCTGCAAGATTAGACATTACCAATCCGAATATTTTCTTTCATAGGGTGAATGTTCAGACCTATCCGCTTTTTCAATATCAACCTTATGATATTGCATTGAGTTCTATGATCTATCGTGTCGTAAATTTATACAAACTTGATTTACTTCATGCTCACTACGCTATTCCGTATGCATATGCCGCATTTACAGCAAAGCAAATGCTAAAGGAAGACCAGAATGATATTCCATTGGTAACTACCCTTCATGGTACAGATATCACGCTGGTAGGACAACATCCAAGTTATAAGCATGCTGTAGAATTTTCTATTAATAAATCAGATGCGATTACTTCCGTATCTGAAAGCCTAAAAAAAGATACCCTCCAGTTTTTCAATATTAAAAAACCGATTCAGGTAATTACCAATTTTATTGATAATTCTGAATTTGACGAATGTAATGAGTGTCAGAGAACTCAGTTTGCAGATCCGGATGAGAAAATATTGATTCATGTTTCCAACCTTCGACCGGTAAAACGTGTTGAAGAAGTTCTACAGATTTTTAAAAATGTCAATAAGAAGGTAAAATCTAAATTGATTATTATCGGAGAAGGACCTGATATGGAAAAAGTGAATCAATTCTTAGAGGAAAACCCTGAACTCATCTCGAAAATACGTTTGCTTGGAAAAGTAAATGACCTGTACAGAATTCTTCAGCTTTCCGACGTCTTCTTACTCCCTTCCGAACAAGAAAGCTTTGGTTTGGCAGCACTGGAAGCTATGGCAGCATATACTCCGGTGATCAGCTCTAATGCAGGTGGAATTCCGGAAGTAAATATCCAGGGAGAAACAGGATATCTTGCGGAGATAGGAAATGTAGAGGCGATGAGCAATTACACCATTAAATTACTGAGCAATGATGAACTTTTAGCCAAAATGAAAATAAATGCGAAAGAACAGGCTATAAAATTCGATTTGAAAAACATTCTTCCTATATATGAAGAAATGTATAAAACAACCATAGAAAATTTTAAAAACGAGTTGTCACGGGTATAATAGTTCTATTATATTTGTGATACACTCATGACGGAAAAATTACTTCAATATCTTTGGAACTTTAAGGTTTTCAAAAATTTTGACTTCAAGGATATTGAAGGAAATCCCGTTGATATCATAAATTTCGGACAATGGAATACCAATGCCGGACCGGATTTCCTACACGCAACCATCAAAGTTAATTCTATTACTTTAAATGGTCATATTGAGCTCCATACCAGGGCTTCCGATTGGATTTTCCATCATCATTCCCACGATCCCAATTATCAAAATATAATTCTGCATGTTGTTTATGAAAATGATATGGAGATTGAAGAGCTTAATTCCAGAAATATTCCAACACTGGAGTTAAAGAATTTTATTGATGAAAAGATCCTATGGAAATATGAAAAGCTAGTCGATGAAAGCCAGTTTATTCCATGTGAAAGCATATTTATTAAAGATAATATTCCAATCAACTTTCACGAAGAAAATGTTTTAAAAAAGCTGGATGCTAAATCGATGGAGCTGGAACAAAGTTTAGAACAGTCTAAAAATAATTTTGAAGCAGTTTTATTCCACAGTCTCGCCTACTCTTTTGGACTTAAAGTCAATGCATTGCTTTTTAAACAGATTGCAGAAAGTATTGATTTTACAATCATCAATAAACTCCGGCAAAACAGAACCCAGCTTGAAAGTTTACTCTTTGGGATCTGCGATTGGTTGGAAGATCCGCAGGATGAACAAATGGTACTTTGGAAAAGGGAATTTGATTTTGTAAGAAGAAAATATAACATCCCGGATTTAAAATTTCATCCTAAGTTTTCAAGATTAAGACCTCCTAATTTTCCAACCATCCGTATTTCTCAACTGGCCGGTCTGTATCATGAGCATCAGAATTTATTTTCAAAAATTATTCTTTCAAAAAAAATTGAAGAGATCTTTGATCTATTCCGGGAGATAAAAGCTTCAGACTATTGGAATGATCATTTTAATTTCGGAAAGATATCAGCTGTCAGCCAGCCTAAAATGTTCAGTAAGGAATTTATTGAATTGCTTATTTTAAATACTGTTCTCCCTTTCAAATACACCTACCATAAATATCATAACGAAGAAATAGCTGATGAGATTCTGGAGTTTTATAGAGGACTTACTCCCGAAAAAAATTCGATTATTTCTTCCTGGAAAAAACTTGGAGTAGAGATAACCGATTCACTAACCACACAAAGTCTTATTTATCATTTCAAAAACTGCTGTGAAGAAAAAAATTGCTTAAATTGCGGGATTGGATTTAAACTTTTAAAAGATTCTTCAAATGCTTGATAATATCCGTCATAAAATGGAAAGAGAATGGTTTGGTGTTCTTACAAGAATGGGAGCCAAATTGGGAATTCCCGTCTCTAAACTTAGAGTATTTTTCATCTACTCTACTTTTGCTACAGCCGGCTTTTTCTTTCTGATCTATCTTGGCTTAGCTTTTACATTATGGATTAAGGATATTTTCATCACCAGAAGACCCAGCGTTTTTGATTTATAATTATGGAATTTTTACTTATTACCTCACCTGAGGACTATAGAATAAAAGATATTTATCATTCCTACTCCTCTACTTTTCCTGAAGAAGAAATAAGGGATTGGGATCAGTTTATTAAATTATTTACAAACCCACATGCAAAGGTGATTTCTGTATTACATGAATCAAAACCCATTGGCTACCTCATCATTTGGGAACTGAGCCATTATATTTTCGTAGAGCATTTTGAAGTTTTCGCCGAATTCAGAAACCAGAAACTGGGATCTCATATTACCGGCTATCTCTTTAAAAATTATTCAAGAATAATTTTGGAAATTGAACCGGCTGATGCAGGAGAAGATGCTAAAAGACGGTATTCTTTTTATCAGAAAAATGGGTTCAGCTTAGTCGATGAAATGTATGTACAGCCTAGCTATGGCGAAGGAAAGAAATCTCTAAACCTCTGGCTATTGGCTAATTATTCGCCAGAAAACATCAAAGAGATTAAAGATGAAATTTATAACATTGTCTACCATTAAAATAACAAAAAAGCTGTCTTATTTTGAGACAGCTTTTTTGTTATTTTAGCTTACGAATACGTGAATGTTTTTTATAAGTTTTTCGCCTTTGATACGGACACTTCTTTAGTTATTATCAAACTAATTAGTTAACCTCATATTCCAGTTTTATGGTAATACTCGCTTCTTTCTCTTTGGAAGAGGTATTGAAAGTTCCTCCATATGAATAATCTTCATTAGAGTTGGGTGCAGTGATCTGAATAACACCCATGGTTGCCTTTTTAAGGTTTCCAAGACTACTTCCTGAATTTTCTGCAATTTTTTCTGCACGCTCCTTAGCATCTTTAGTAGCACTGGCAATCATTTCCTGTTTTACGGTAGCTAACTTTGTATAAAAATAAGAAGGCGAAGATGACGTGAACTCAATTCCCCTGTTAATAATCTCCGTTATATTCCTTGAAAGATCTTCAATTTTAGCCACCTCCTTACTTTCAATAGAAACCTTTTGAGTTAGGTTATAGCCTGAAAACTCACCCTGAACATAATTCCCATTAGAATCATTATAGCTCCTAAACTGTTTTTGAATATCTACTGAAGAAAATACAATTTCATTTTGCTTAGAGTCTGTTTAAATTTTATTCAGTAATAATTTTATGGCGGATAATTTGACCATGTTTTCAGAGGATTCCATTAAGAGTTCATAATTTCTGCATAATCTTCTATCGTTATCAAACCAAGCAAATGTACGCTCTATAATCCATCGTTTATGAATTGGCTCAAACCCTTTTACTTTTTTGTCACTCCGCATTACGATCTGAATGATATAATTAAACTTAATTCTTATTTCCTCAATAATCTCTCCTCTATAACCTCCGTCCGCCAGGATTACCTGAAGCGGAATTAGTAAATATCGCAGTGTTTTGATCAGTAACAATGCAGCCTTACTCTCATGAACATTGGCTACACTTACCATTACGGCTAACAAAAAACCATTTTTGTCTACCACAACGTGTCTCTTGATTCCTTTTATTTTTTTACCTCCGTCAAAGCCATTGAGTGAACGGTTATTTCCCCAACGAACACTTTGACTGTCAATAATTCCTAAACTTGCCTGCGCTTTCTGACCCCTGTTTCGTCGTACTTCCTCTCTCAATTTTGATAATAATAAATCGAAAATCTCCAGATTTGACCATTTTGAATAATAGTAATAAACCAATTGCCATTTGGGAAAATCATGAGGTAAAAGTCTCCATTGACAGCCTGTTTTTACTAAATAACTGATAGCATTCCAAATGACAACCAAATCATATTTTCGTTTTCTGTCATCAAAATCTAATGCTTTTTTTATAAATTGCCACTGAGTTTGGGTTAAGTCCGTTGGATACATTGATGTTTTTTTCTTTTGCAACTCTAAAATGACAATTTTTATGCAACTTTTAACCCTTACTATTTTTTATTATTACTTTTTTAAACAGGCTCTTACAATCATATTCCTCAAACTTCAGAAGAAAGATTCTCCAATAGACTATTTGTAAGTTTAATATTTATAATTTTTTAAATATATCCAATATTTATGATTTAATTATTAAATAATACACGTATTAATAAAATATATTTTTAAATCAACGTAGTATATATTTATTTTATTAATTAAAAACAAACATAAAACCCTGAAAACGTAAATGTTAAAGTTCATCTTATTATATTTTCATATTCCTATTTTTATTAATTTCATATTCTTAAAAAACAGACCAAATGACTAAAAAAATTTTACTTTTTATGGTATTACCGTTGGCAATATCCGCACAGGTAGGTATTAATACTTTAGAACCTACAAAGACATTTGACATCAATGGGGAGTTAAGAGTGCGCACTTTAAATCAGGGAGAACCGACTGATGAAATACTATCAGTAGACTCTGATGGAAATGTTAGAAGAATCTCCAGAGATGAATTTGGTGGTGGAACTTCCGGGTTTAATTCTACCATTTTAGGATATGATCCACAACCCTCTGCTAACAGGCCACAACCTCCTGGAGCTGTTCCTGGTGGAGGAACAGCTACTGAATTAGGCTGTAAACAAAGGCCTGAAAATAATCATATCTATTGTGCTTATCAGCTTACCCAACCCATTAATTGGTTTAATGCATTTGATTTTGCCAAACAAATGGGCGGCTATCTGGTAACAATGCCAGGGGATGCCGAAAGAATATGGGTCAACACCAATATTGTAGCTTCGGGAACAGGTTATGACCTGAACAATAGTATTTGGATAGGTTTCAATAAAATCAGAAGACCAGGAAATCCTGATCAATTACAATGGATTACCGGAGAAGAATTTAGAATAAACTGGTCTACCAATCCGGCTACAACGGAAAACTGGTTTGCACCAGGAGAACCCAATAACTCTGGTCAAAACGAAGGAGCTACCCATATACTATCAGGGGGAGAAAGAAGATGGAATGATTTAGCAGGAACAGTAACCAGTTCCAACAACCGTGCAATGGACCAACTCATTGTTGAGTTTAATGAATAATTGAAACGCCATCCAATATATAAAGCTCAGAAATTTCTGAGCTTTTATTTTAATCGAAAGCTTAATCCTTTTCAACGTCAAGGATAAGACTTTTTAAAATATCACTCGTAGAATCTTCACTATAATGATGAATCGATTGCCCCACCCAGATGTTGACAAAATCATCATTCTCATTCACTTTCGCAGCCTTTCTTAATTCACCGGTTAATTTATTATGGTAAGGATAAGGCAAAATATAGTCCGAATCTTCTATAGCCTCAATAAACCTATTTTTGATCCCTCTGGCATAACGTCCGGAAAAGCTTTTGGTTAAAAGTATATCTTCTTCCTGTACTCTTTCCAGTCTGCCTTTTTCAAATGGTTTCATCGCACTTTCCTGAGATGCGAGTAAAACACTTCCTACCTGAAAACCTTGCGCACCCAATTTCTTTGAAGCCAATAATGTTTTAGCGTTATAAAGGCCACCGGCATACATTAATGGAACGCTCACGGCATCATATACCTGTGATAACAAAGATAGCCCTCCGATTTGTGGAATAGATTCAGTATCGAAAGTTCCTCTGTGTCCTCCTGCTTCAATTCCTTGTACACAGATCATATCAATTCCTGACTTTTCAAGCAGTAGCGCTTCTTTTACAGACGTGCAAGTCCCGATAAGCACGACTCCATTTTCTTTTAGTTTCTGAATACTCTGACCATCCAGATTTCCAAAAGTAAAGCTTAGTATTTTACAACCTTCCTCAATAATAATATCAATTTGCTCATGATAAGTATTGATCTTAAGATCTTCAAAATTCGGAAGATGAACTTCAAGAGAGTTCTCTTTGGCAAGCTCTTCAATAAACTCTTTGACTTCAATGAATTTTTCTTTTAAAGAATCTGTAACCTCAGGAATCTGATGAACAAAAATATTGACTGCGAATGGTCGATCTGTTAGTTGTTTCGTATTCCTGATCAATTGTGCAGATTGGTCTGGCGATAAATCGGCTAATGCCAAAGACCCTAAGCATCCTCGGTTGGATGCTGCAGAAGTCATAGCTGGTGTACTTATCCCAAACATCGGAGCCTGTATAATAGGATATTCTATACAAAGTCTTTCACTTATCGCATTTGCCCAAAACATAATACCATTTTTGATTTAAAATTTACAAAAAATGGAGTAAATACTACCACGATATTTGAAATACATTTTATTGATGTAGTCAATTAAATCAAGCAAAATATTATTCTTTCAATTAATTATACTGAGTTATCCAAATAAATTCTGTATATTGTTACCAGAACCTGAGCTATATGGAAATATTTAAAGGTCAAAATCTTATCAACTTTGGAAAAGTCTTCCCAGATGACGATTCATGTCTGGGTTATTTGTTTGACTTGAAATGGAAAGACGGCTTTGTTTGTACGAAGTGCGGTAATACCTCAGGCTGTGAAAAATCAGGCCATAAATATCATTGTTATAGCTGCAATCATGTAGAAAGTGGCACAGCAGGGACGTTATTTCATAGGGTTCGATTCGGTTTACACAAAGCCTTTCATATTGTTTTTGAAATGGTAAACAGTAGTAAAGGGATCTCGAGCATTCAGGTAGGCCTTCGCTATGGCATCCGCCAACCCACGGCATGGACATTTATGCATAAGGTAAGAAAAGCCATGGAAAGCAGTAAGAAATATCCGATGTCTGATTGGGTTCATGTAGACGAATTTGTGGTAGGGGGAATGGAAGAGGGTAAAAAAGGCAGAAGCTATAACACACAAAAAACCAAAGCTGTTGTGGCGGTTGAACTTAGCGAAAAGCATCAGGTGAAACGTGTTTACATCAAAGCCATTGATGATTATTCTGCTAAATCCTTAACGCCTATTTTTGAGCAGCACATCAGTGAATCAGCCAAAGTGGTGACCGATAAGTGGAAAGGATATCTTCCCTTGAGTAAAAAGTATAACATTGAGCAAATCTCTTCAGATCAAGGAAAGTATTTTAAACAATTACACCTGATTATCCACCAGATAAAGTCTTGGATTCGAACCATACCCACTCATGTAAGTAAAAAACATGTAGAAAGTTATTTTAATGAATTTTCATACCGTATTAACCGTTCACAAAATAGAAATACCATCTTTCATAACATTATCCAAAGAATGCTTAATGCAAAACCTTTGAATTACGATAAATTAATACGGAAATTAAGCGTATAACTCGATAATTATAATTTCAATGAAAATTAAAATTTGTCAATAAAAAAAGTTAAAAAAAACTTATTACCTTAGAGTCTGTTTAAATTTTATTCAGTAATAATTTTATGGCGGATAATTTGACCATGTTTTCAGAGGATTCCATTAAGAGTTCATAATTTCTGCATAATCTTCTATCGTTATCAAACCAAGCAAATGTACGCTCTATAATCCATCGTTTATGAATTGGCTCAAACCCTTTTACTTTTTTGTCACTCCGCATTACGATCTGAATGATATAATTAAACTTAATTCTTATTTCCTCAATAATCTCTCCTCTATAACCTCCGTCCGCCAGGATTACCTGAAGCGGAATTAGTAAATATCGCAGTGTTTTGATCAGTAACAATGCAGCCTTACTCTCATGAACATTGGCTACACTTACCATTACGGCTAACAAAAAACCATTTTTGTCTACCACAACGTGTCTCTTGATTCCTTTTATTTTTTTACCTCCGTCAAAGCCATTGAGTGAACGGTTATTTCCCCAACGAACACTTTGACTGTCAATAATTCCTAAACTTGCCTGCGCTTTCTGACCCCTGTTTCGTCGTACTTCCTCTCTCAATTTTGATAATAATAAATCGAAAATCTCCAGATTTGACCATTTTGAATAATAGTAATAAACCAATTGCCATTTGGGAAAATCATGAGGTAAAAGTCTCCATTGACAGCCTGTTTTTACTAAATAACTGATAGCATTCCAAATGACAACCAAATCATATTTTCGTTTTCTGTCATCAAAATCTAATGCTTTTTTTATAAATTGCCACTGAGTTTGGGTTAAGTCCGTTGGATACATTGATGTTTTTTTCTTTTGCAACTCTAAAATGACAATTTTTATGCAACTTTTAACCCTTACTATTTTTTATTATTACTTTTTTAAACAGGCTCTTAATTCCTTTTGAAATAAGATAATCATTAATAACTTTCCGGTCTAATGCAAGCTCATCATAAGCCGATTTTAAATCAGAATTATTTTTAGAAAAGCTTCCCGACCATGTAATAAGATCAGAAGCAAACTGCTTCGTTCCTAATCCAGTTACTGAAATTGTATTTTCAGATTTATTCCTGTTTTTAATGGCACTTCCCAAAAGACCAAGGCCAATAATGAAGCCTACTGCTGCAATGGCAATGACTATAATATTTTTATTCATAAAATTTGGTGAATTTGATTAATTTATCATTTAAAAATTGAGTGTTAATGAAATTATTATATCAATTTTCATTCCGAAATTTTAAGATTTTTTTAACAAAACTAGGGCTTAGATATTTTCAGTCTTTCTCTGAATACAGGTATTATTTCTTCGAGTTTCAACAAAACTCCCGATAAGTTTTTTGCTCTCACATAAGTTCGTACCTGAGGCTTGAAGGAAAAAGAAAACTCAATAAATTCTGAGATTCTTTCTGAAGGAATTCCTGCATCCGTAAAGTAATCATCTTCTACCCTTTTTCGCACCCATGCAATATGCTCCTGCAAATCATCGTACCTATATTCACGCTTTTGCCTTCTTGCTCTTCCACTAATCAAATCATATGTTCCCTGAACGTCCAGAGAGCCTAAAAGTACCGGAAGTAAAACTTTCTTTACTTCTGCCGGCTTTGCTCTCATTTTTCCTATAGGTTGTGGAAGTCCGACAGCCTGCTTAACAAGTTCTCCTTTATCTAATGTTGCCACACTTCTGGAATCTTTTGTCAGATCACCAGATAGCTTTTTTACGGTAACTTCTTCTATATCTTCAGGTATTTTCACCAGAATAACAAATAATAGAGGATTATTATTTCCTAGCAGCACTCTTTTCGAGGCCCTTTCGTAGCCTGATCTTACAAATCTCAATTCATCATTTTCTGAGGCTTCAATAGAGAATTCACCTAAAGAGTTAGTGTATGTTTTCTTATCTGTAGACATATTCACTACTGTAACCGCAGGCAAATTAATATCATTATCATCTGTGATTCTTCCTCTTACCATTTGTTGAGAATAAAAAGCCTCTCCTACCAATAATAAAATCAATAACAGAACCCCTTTCATAGCTTACTTTGTATCTTTAAACACCAATGATTAATACGTTGCTTTCTAATAAGATGAATTCTCATAAGCATTATCTTTGAGTCTGTGGTGCACGATAGGATGAAATTCTGGCAAGAACTGCCCTTTGAAACCTCATTAAGTCTGCATCACTACAATATCCGTATTTTAGGATTTTCTTCCTTTCAAAACCACCTCTTAAAACATAATAAATAAAATGCTGAATTTGTGATTTCTCTATTTTCAGGTCTGCAAAATATTGTTCTCCTAAACTGGCACTCAGGTAATTCATAAGGTCAACATCATCCCATTGGTCTTTTACCTTACCTATGCTAAACCCCTCTCCTTTGGGTTGTACAAATTCACCTCCTTTTGCCGCTAGAACCCTTGGATCAGATTTTTGACGCATATACTTAGCGAGACCTTCTGTGAACTTATCTACTTTTTTAGGCCTGTCCAGATTTTTGGAATCTATTTTTAAATCTCCGGTAATTCCCTTTTTGATTTCTACTTCAGGAATCAATGTTGCCTGACGTACGAGAACCATATTAATAGGGGCTCCTACATTCTCTTTTGTGATTTTCTTATTCATCCTTTCATAGCCGTTTTTGA from Chryseobacterium piperi encodes:
- a CDS encoding C-type lectin domain-containing protein, yielding MTKKILLFMVLPLAISAQVGINTLEPTKTFDINGELRVRTLNQGEPTDEILSVDSDGNVRRISRDEFGGGTSGFNSTILGYDPQPSANRPQPPGAVPGGGTATELGCKQRPENNHIYCAYQLTQPINWFNAFDFAKQMGGYLVTMPGDAERIWVNTNIVASGTGYDLNNSIWIGFNKIRRPGNPDQLQWITGEEFRINWSTNPATTENWFAPGEPNNSGQNEGATHILSGGERRWNDLAGTVTSSNNRAMDQLIVEFNE
- a CDS encoding NAD(P)H-dependent flavin oxidoreductase; the encoded protein is MFWANAISERLCIEYPIIQAPMFGISTPAMTSAASNRGCLGSLALADLSPDQSAQLIRNTKQLTDRPFAVNIFVHQIPEVTDSLKEKFIEVKEFIEELAKENSLEVHLPNFEDLKINTYHEQIDIIIEEGCKILSFTFGNLDGQSIQKLKENGVVLIGTCTSVKEALLLEKSGIDMICVQGIEAGGHRGTFDTESIPQIGGLSLLSQVYDAVSVPLMYAGGLYNAKTLLASKKLGAQGFQVGSVLLASQESAMKPFEKGRLERVQEEDILLTKSFSGRYARGIKNRFIEAIEDSDYILPYPYHNKLTGELRKAAKVNENDDFVNIWVGQSIHHYSEDSTSDILKSLILDVEKD
- a CDS encoding IS1595 family transposase, with translation MEIFKGQNLINFGKVFPDDDSCLGYLFDLKWKDGFVCTKCGNTSGCEKSGHKYHCYSCNHVESGTAGTLFHRVRFGLHKAFHIVFEMVNSSKGISSIQVGLRYGIRQPTAWTFMHKVRKAMESSKKYPMSDWVHVDEFVVGGMEEGKKGRSYNTQKTKAVVAVELSEKHQVKRVYIKAIDDYSAKSLTPIFEQHISESAKVVTDKWKGYLPLSKKYNIEQISSDQGKYFKQLHLIIHQIKSWIRTIPTHVSKKHVESYFNEFSYRINRSQNRNTIFHNIIQRMLNAKPLNYDKLIRKLSV
- a CDS encoding carboxypeptidase-like regulatory domain-containing protein produces the protein MKGVLLLILLLVGEAFYSQQMVRGRITDDNDINLPAVTVVNMSTDKKTYTNSLGEFSIEASENDELRFVRSGYERASKRVLLGNNNPLLFVILVKIPEDIEEVTVKKLSGDLTKDSRSVATLDKGELVKQAVGLPQPIGKMRAKPAEVKKVLLPVLLGSLDVQGTYDLISGRARRQKREYRYDDLQEHIAWVRKRVEDDYFTDAGIPSERISEFIEFSFSFKPQVRTYVRAKNLSGVLLKLEEIIPVFRERLKISKP